The Streptomyces kanamyceticus genome window below encodes:
- the rplD gene encoding 50S ribosomal protein L4, translating to MSTIDILSPAGDKTGTVELPAEIFDVEKISIPLLHQVVVAQLAAARQGTHKTKRRGEVRGGGRKPYRQKGTGRARQGSTRAPQFAGGGVVHGPQPRDYSQRTPKKMKAAALRHALTDRARNARIHVVTNVVEGDISTKAAKTLLGKVSERKNVLLVIDRADETSLLSARNLPQVHILEPGQLNTYDVLVSDDVVFTKAAFESFVSGPKANETEGSEA from the coding sequence ATGAGCACCATTGACATCCTTTCGCCGGCAGGCGACAAGACCGGGACGGTCGAGCTCCCCGCGGAGATCTTCGACGTCGAGAAGATCAGCATCCCGCTGCTTCACCAGGTCGTCGTCGCACAGCTGGCCGCGGCCCGTCAGGGCACGCACAAGACCAAGCGTCGCGGCGAAGTCCGTGGTGGCGGTAGGAAGCCCTACCGTCAGAAGGGCACCGGCCGCGCGCGCCAGGGTTCGACCCGTGCGCCGCAGTTCGCCGGCGGTGGCGTCGTCCACGGCCCGCAGCCGCGTGACTACTCGCAGCGGACCCCGAAGAAGATGAAGGCCGCGGCCCTGCGCCACGCCCTCACCGACCGGGCCCGCAACGCTCGTATCCACGTTGTCACCAACGTGGTCGAGGGCGACATCTCCACGAAGGCCGCGAAGACGCTGCTCGGCAAGGTCAGTGAGCGCAAGAACGTGCTCCTGGTCATCGACCGCGCGGACGAGACTTCGCTGCTCTCCGCCCGCAACCTGCCCCAGGTGCACATCCTGGAGCCGGGCCAGCTGAACACGTACGACGTGCTCGTCTCGGACGACGTGGTCTTCACCAAGGCCGCCTTCGAGTCCTTCGTGTCTGGCCCCAAGGCCAATGAGACCGAAGGGAGCGAAGCCTGA
- the rpsL gene encoding 30S ribosomal protein S12, whose product MPTIQQLVRKGRQDKVEKNKTPALEGSPQRRGVCTRVFTTTPKKPNSALRKVARVRLTSGIEVTAYIPGEGHNLQEHSIVLVRGGRVKDLPGVRYKIIRGSLDTQGVKNRKQARSRYGAKKEK is encoded by the coding sequence GTGCCTACGATCCAGCAGCTGGTCCGGAAGGGCCGGCAGGACAAGGTCGAGAAGAACAAGACGCCCGCACTCGAGGGTTCGCCCCAGCGCCGCGGCGTCTGCACGCGTGTGTTCACGACCACCCCGAAGAAGCCGAACTCGGCCCTCCGTAAGGTCGCGCGTGTGCGTCTGACCTCCGGGATCGAGGTCACGGCCTACATTCCGGGTGAGGGACACAACCTGCAGGAGCACTCCATCGTGCTCGTGCGTGGTGGCCGTGTGAAGGACCTGCCGGGTGTTCGTTACAAGATCATCCGCGGCTCCCTTGACACCCAGGGTGTCAAGAACCGCAAGCAGGCCCGCAGCCGCTACGGCGCCAAGAAGGAGAAGTAA
- a CDS encoding Pycsar system effector family protein: protein MTSSTDPSPTYTRTEVGERLLAELRTEIARADAKAAVLVAALGLTGGIFSGRLAGSEWTPGRLGLPGQFVWWCGVLSLVLSLFSLLMTVLPRYRDSPWTPGRPLTYFGDIRLAARTGTLADALTETARDPAAALLTALDETSGIAARKHQWIRTGLIAYCTGTALIPASLLIG, encoded by the coding sequence GTGACGTCCTCCACCGACCCGTCACCCACGTACACCCGCACAGAGGTCGGCGAGCGGCTGCTCGCCGAGCTCCGCACCGAGATCGCCAGGGCCGACGCCAAGGCCGCCGTCCTGGTGGCCGCGCTCGGCCTGACCGGCGGCATCTTCAGCGGGCGGCTCGCGGGCAGCGAGTGGACACCGGGCCGGCTCGGCCTGCCGGGCCAGTTCGTGTGGTGGTGCGGCGTCCTCAGCCTGGTCCTCTCGCTGTTCTCCCTGCTGATGACCGTGCTGCCGCGCTACCGGGACTCACCGTGGACACCGGGCAGGCCCCTCACGTACTTCGGCGACATCCGGCTCGCCGCCCGCACCGGCACGCTGGCGGACGCGCTGACCGAGACCGCGCGCGACCCGGCCGCCGCGCTGCTCACCGCGCTCGACGAGACCAGCGGGATCGCCGCCCGCAAGCACCAGTGGATCCGCACCGGCCTGATCGCCTACTGCACGGGCACGGCCCTGATCCCCGCCTCTCTGCTCATCGGCTGA
- the tuf gene encoding elongation factor Tu, whose product MAKAKFERTKPHVNIGTIGHIDHGKTTLTAAITKVLHDAYPDLNEASAFDQIDKAPEERQRGITISIAHVEYQTEDRHYAHVDCPGHADYIKNMITGAAQMDGAILVVAATDGPMPQTKEHVLLARQVGVPYIVVALNKADMVDDEEILELVELEVRELLSEYEFPGDDLPVVKVSALKALEGDKEWGESVLNLMKAVDESIPQPERDVDKPFLMPIEDVFTITGRGTVVTGRIERGILKVNETVDIVGIKQEKTTTTVTGIEMFRKLLDEGQAGENVGLLLRGIKREDVERGQVIIKPGSVTPHTEFEAQAYILSKDEGGRHTPFFNNYRPQFYFRTTDVTGVVTLPEGTEMVMPGDNTEMTVELIQPVAMEEGLKFAIREGGRTVGAGQVIKINK is encoded by the coding sequence GTGGCGAAGGCGAAGTTCGAGCGGACTAAGCCGCACGTCAACATCGGCACCATCGGTCACATTGACCACGGTAAGACGACCCTCACGGCCGCCATTACCAAGGTGCTGCACGACGCGTACCCCGACCTGAACGAGGCCTCGGCCTTCGACCAGATCGACAAGGCTCCCGAGGAGCGCCAGCGCGGTATCACGATCTCGATCGCGCACGTCGAGTACCAGACCGAGGACCGTCACTACGCGCACGTCGACTGCCCCGGTCACGCGGACTACATCAAGAACATGATCACGGGTGCCGCGCAGATGGACGGCGCCATCCTCGTGGTCGCCGCCACCGACGGCCCGATGCCGCAGACCAAGGAGCACGTGCTCCTGGCCCGCCAGGTCGGCGTTCCGTACATCGTCGTCGCCCTGAACAAGGCCGACATGGTGGACGACGAGGAGATCCTGGAGCTCGTCGAGCTCGAGGTCCGTGAGCTCCTCTCCGAGTACGAGTTCCCGGGCGACGACCTGCCGGTCGTCAAGGTCTCGGCGCTCAAGGCGCTCGAGGGCGACAAGGAGTGGGGTGAGTCCGTCCTCAACCTGATGAAGGCCGTCGACGAGTCCATCCCGCAGCCCGAGCGTGACGTCGACAAGCCGTTCCTGATGCCGATCGAGGACGTCTTCACGATCACCGGTCGTGGCACCGTCGTCACCGGTCGTATCGAGCGAGGCATCCTCAAGGTCAACGAGACCGTTGACATCGTGGGCATCAAGCAGGAGAAGACCACCACCACGGTCACCGGCATCGAGATGTTCCGCAAGCTGCTCGACGAGGGCCAGGCCGGTGAGAACGTCGGTCTGCTCCTCCGTGGCATCAAGCGCGAGGACGTCGAGCGCGGCCAGGTCATCATCAAGCCCGGTTCGGTCACGCCGCACACCGAGTTCGAGGCCCAGGCCTACATCCTGTCGAAGGACGAGGGTGGCCGTCACACCCCCTTCTTCAACAACTACCGCCCGCAGTTCTACTTCCGCACCACGGACGTGACCGGCGTCGTGACCCTCCCCGAGGGCACCGAGATGGTCATGCCGGGCGACAACACTGAGATGACCGTTGAGCTCATCCAGCCCGTCGCGATGGAAGAGGGCCTGAAGTTCGCCATCCGTGAGGGTGGCCGGACCGTCGGCGCCGGCCAGGTCATCAAGATCAACAAGTAA
- a CDS encoding Crp/Fnr family transcriptional regulator, whose protein sequence is MTAAHLPGDDGLDDRVPFLARLESDERSALLTLGHELNFGPRTQLLHQNEPSSHVLLILHGWTKVTAAAANGYEALLALRGPGDIIGESAALTGRPRSATVTSLEAVRAIAVEHERFTVFLGRSPAASFALLGLTSDRTRAADRRRLEFASMSVRERFAALLLDLARTHGRRTDEGVELAVPLSKQELAGSVGASREMVQRLLKELRDRGVVTTGRRALVIMRPDVLRRIARAERPGPW, encoded by the coding sequence ATGACGGCGGCCCACTTACCCGGGGACGACGGTCTGGACGACCGCGTCCCCTTCCTCGCCCGCCTGGAGAGCGACGAACGGTCCGCTCTCCTCACGCTCGGTCACGAGCTGAACTTCGGACCGCGCACCCAGCTCCTGCACCAGAACGAACCGTCCTCGCACGTCCTGCTCATCCTGCACGGCTGGACCAAGGTCACCGCGGCGGCCGCCAACGGCTACGAGGCGCTGCTCGCCCTGCGCGGCCCCGGCGACATCATCGGTGAATCCGCCGCGCTGACCGGGCGGCCGCGCTCGGCGACGGTGACCTCGCTGGAGGCCGTACGCGCGATCGCCGTCGAGCACGAGCGGTTCACGGTGTTCCTCGGCCGCTCCCCCGCCGCCTCGTTCGCCCTGCTCGGGCTGACGTCCGACCGCACCAGGGCGGCCGACAGGCGCCGCCTGGAATTCGCGTCCATGAGCGTGCGGGAGCGGTTCGCCGCGCTGCTCCTCGACCTCGCCCGTACGCACGGGCGCCGTACGGACGAGGGCGTCGAGCTCGCCGTACCGCTGAGCAAACAGGAGCTCGCCGGGTCCGTCGGGGCGTCCCGGGAGATGGTGCAGCGGCTGCTCAAGGAGTTGCGGGACCGCGGCGTGGTGACCACCGGGCGGCGCGCCCTGGTGATCATGCGGCCGGACGTGCTGCGGCGCATCGCACGCGCCGAGCGGCCGGGACCCTGGTGA
- the fusA gene encoding elongation factor G encodes MATTSLDLAKVRNIGIMAHIDAGKTTTTERILFYTGVSYKIGEVHDGAATMDWMEQEQERGITITSAATTCHWPLNDVDHTINIIDTPGHVDFTVEVERSLRVLDGAVTVFDGVAGVEPQSETVWRQADRYGVPRICFVNKLDRTGAEFHRCVDMIVDRLGATPIVMQLPIGAEADFKGVVDLVTMKAFVWSAETKMGEAYDIVDIPDTHTEAADEYRGKLLEAVAENDEQMMELYLEGQEPTEEQLYAAIRRITIASGKGGDTTVTPVFCGTAFKNKGVQPLLDAVVRYLPSPLDVEAIEGHDVKDPETVVKRRPSDDEPLSALAFKIASDPHLGKLTFVRIYSGRLEAGTAVLNSVKGKKERIGKIYRMHANKREEIASVGAGDIVAVMGLKQTTTGETLCDDKQPVILESMDFPAPVIQVAIEPKSKGDQEKLGVAIQRLSEEDPSFQVHSDEETGQTIIGGMGELHLEVLVDRMKREFRVEANVGKPQVAYRETIRKTVERVDYTHKKQTGGTGQFAKVQIAIEPITDGDASYEFVNKVTGGRIPREYIPSVDAGAQEAMQFGILAGYEMTGVRITLLDGAYHEVDSSELAFKIAGSQAFKEAARKASPVLLEPMMAVEVTTPEDYMGDVIGDINSRRGQIQAMEERSGARVVKGLVPLSEMFGYVGDLRSKTSGRASYSMQFDSYAEVPRNVAEEIIAKAKGE; translated from the coding sequence ATGGCTACCACTTCACTTGACCTGGCCAAGGTGCGCAACATCGGCATCATGGCTCACATCGACGCGGGCAAGACGACGACCACCGAGCGGATCCTGTTCTACACCGGTGTCTCGTACAAGATCGGTGAGGTTCACGACGGCGCCGCCACCATGGACTGGATGGAGCAGGAGCAGGAGCGTGGCATCACGATCACCTCTGCTGCCACCACCTGTCACTGGCCGCTGAACGACGTCGACCACACCATCAACATCATCGACACCCCGGGCCACGTCGACTTCACCGTCGAGGTGGAGCGTTCGCTCCGCGTGCTCGACGGTGCCGTGACGGTGTTCGACGGCGTCGCCGGTGTTGAGCCGCAGTCCGAGACCGTGTGGCGTCAGGCGGACCGCTACGGCGTCCCGCGCATTTGCTTCGTCAACAAGCTCGACCGCACCGGTGCCGAGTTCCACCGTTGCGTCGACATGATCGTCGACCGCCTCGGCGCGACCCCGATCGTCATGCAGCTGCCCATCGGCGCGGAGGCTGACTTCAAGGGCGTCGTCGACCTCGTCACGATGAAGGCCTTCGTCTGGTCCGCAGAGACCAAGATGGGCGAGGCCTACGACATCGTCGACATCCCGGACACGCACACCGAGGCTGCCGACGAGTACCGCGGCAAGCTCCTCGAGGCCGTGGCCGAGAACGACGAGCAGATGATGGAGCTGTACCTCGAGGGCCAGGAGCCCACCGAGGAGCAGCTGTACGCGGCGATCCGTCGCATCACCATCGCCTCGGGCAAGGGCGGCGACACCACCGTCACCCCCGTGTTCTGCGGCACCGCGTTCAAGAACAAGGGCGTCCAGCCCCTGCTCGACGCGGTCGTGCGCTACCTGCCGTCCCCCCTGGACGTCGAGGCCATCGAAGGCCACGACGTGAAGGACCCGGAGACGGTCGTCAAGCGTCGGCCGTCCGACGACGAGCCGCTGTCGGCCCTCGCGTTCAAGATCGCGAGCGACCCGCACCTCGGCAAGCTCACCTTCGTCCGGATCTACTCCGGTCGCCTCGAGGCCGGCACCGCGGTGCTGAACTCGGTCAAGGGCAAGAAGGAGCGCATCGGCAAGATCTACCGCATGCACGCGAACAAGCGTGAGGAGATCGCGTCGGTGGGCGCCGGTGACATCGTCGCCGTCATGGGTCTCAAGCAGACCACCACGGGCGAGACGCTCTGTGACGACAAGCAGCCGGTGATCCTGGAGTCCATGGACTTCCCGGCGCCGGTCATCCAGGTCGCCATCGAGCCGAAGTCCAAGGGCGACCAGGAGAAGCTGGGTGTCGCCATCCAGCGCCTCTCGGAGGAGGACCCCTCCTTCCAGGTCCACTCGGACGAGGAGACCGGCCAGACCATCATCGGTGGTATGGGCGAGCTTCACCTCGAGGTGCTCGTCGACCGCATGAAGCGCGAATTCCGCGTCGAGGCGAACGTCGGCAAGCCGCAGGTCGCGTACCGCGAGACGATCCGCAAGACCGTCGAGCGCGTGGACTACACCCACAAGAAGCAGACCGGTGGTACCGGTCAGTTCGCCAAGGTGCAGATCGCGATCGAGCCGATCACGGACGGCGACGCGTCGTACGAGTTCGTGAACAAGGTCACCGGTGGCCGCATCCCGCGGGAGTACATCCCGTCGGTGGACGCCGGTGCGCAGGAGGCCATGCAGTTCGGCATCCTGGCGGGCTACGAGATGACTGGTGTGCGCATCACGCTTCTCGACGGCGCCTACCACGAGGTCGACTCCTCCGAGCTCGCCTTCAAGATCGCCGGTTCGCAGGCCTTCAAGGAGGCCGCGCGCAAGGCCAGCCCCGTGCTGCTCGAGCCGATGATGGCCGTCGAGGTCACCACGCCCGAGGACTACATGGGCGACGTCATCGGCGACATCAACTCCCGCCGTGGCCAGATCCAGGCCATGGAGGAGCGCAGTGGCGCTCGCGTCGTGAAGGGCCTCGTGCCCCTCTCGGAGATGTTCGGCTACGTCGGAGACCTCCGCAGCAAGACGTCGGGTCGCGCAAGCTACTCAATGCAGTTCGACTCCTACGCCGAGGTTCCGCGGAACGTCGCCGAGGAGATCATCGCGAAGGCCAAGGGCGAGTAA
- the rpsS gene encoding 30S ribosomal protein S19, giving the protein MPRSLKKGPFVDGHLVKKVDAQNEAGSKNVIKTWSRRSMIIPSMLGHTIAVHNGKTHIPVFVTESMVGHKLGEFSPTRTFRGHVKDDRKSKRR; this is encoded by the coding sequence ATGCCGCGCAGTCTCAAGAAGGGACCCTTCGTTGACGGCCACCTCGTAAAGAAGGTGGACGCTCAGAACGAAGCCGGTTCCAAGAACGTCATCAAGACCTGGTCCCGTCGCTCGATGATCATCCCCAGCATGCTGGGTCACACCATCGCGGTGCACAACGGCAAGACCCACATCCCGGTGTTCGTCACCGAGTCGATGGTCGGCCACAAGCTCGGCGAGTTCTCGCCGACGCGCACCTTCCGGGGTCACGTCAAGGACGACCGGAAGTCGAAGCGCCGCTAA
- the rplB gene encoding 50S ribosomal protein L2: MGIRKYKPTTPGRRGSSVADFVEVTRSTPEKSLVRPLHSKGGRNNAGRITVRHQGGGHKRAFRVIDFRRHDKDGVPAKVAHIEYDPNRTARIALLHYADGEKRYILAPRGTQQGDRIESGPGADIKPGNNMALRNIPVGTTLHAIELRPGGGAKFARSAGASVQLLAKEGAMAHLRMPSGEIRLVDVRCRATIGEVGNAEQSNINWGKAGRMRWKGVRPTVRGVVMNPVDHPHGGGEGKTSGGRHPVSPWGKKEGRTRDRNKASNKYIVRRRKSNKKR, encoded by the coding sequence ATGGGAATCCGCAAGTACAAGCCGACTACGCCGGGCCGTCGTGGCTCCAGCGTCGCCGACTTCGTCGAGGTAACGCGGTCCACGCCGGAGAAGTCGCTGGTTCGCCCGCTGCACAGCAAGGGCGGCCGTAACAACGCCGGTCGGATCACCGTTCGTCACCAGGGTGGCGGACACAAGCGCGCTTTCCGCGTGATCGACTTCCGTCGTCACGACAAGGACGGCGTGCCGGCGAAGGTCGCGCACATCGAGTACGACCCCAACCGCACCGCGCGCATCGCGCTGCTGCACTACGCGGACGGCGAGAAGCGCTACATCCTCGCCCCGCGCGGCACGCAGCAGGGTGACCGGATTGAGAGCGGCCCTGGCGCCGACATCAAGCCCGGCAACAACATGGCGCTGCGCAACATCCCGGTGGGTACGACGCTCCACGCCATCGAGCTGCGGCCCGGCGGCGGCGCGAAGTTCGCCCGTTCCGCGGGTGCCTCCGTGCAGCTGCTCGCGAAGGAAGGCGCCATGGCGCACCTTCGCATGCCGTCCGGCGAGATCCGTCTTGTCGACGTGCGCTGCCGCGCCACCATCGGCGAGGTCGGCAATGCCGAGCAGTCGAACATCAACTGGGGCAAGGCCGGCCGCATGCGCTGGAAGGGCGTCCGCCCGACCGTGCGTGGTGTCGTGATGAACCCGGTCGACCACCCGCACGGTGGTGGTGAAGGCAAGACCTCCGGTGGTCGCCACCCGGTCTCGCCGTGGGGCAAGAAGGAGGGTCGTACTCGTGATCGCAACAAGGCGAGTAACAAGTACATCGTCCGCCGCCGCAAGTCGAACAAGAAGCGCTAG
- the rplW gene encoding 50S ribosomal protein L23, producing the protein MAIRHQSIASKAAKAAKAARVAKAKRIATEGKIAVEPTPLSKSFSDPRDVLVKPVVSEKSYALLDEGKYTFIVAPGSNKTQIKQAVEAVFSVKVTGVNTINRQGKRKRTRTGFGKRADTKRAIVTLAEGDRIDIFGQAS; encoded by the coding sequence ATGGCTATTCGTCACCAGAGCATCGCGTCCAAGGCTGCGAAGGCCGCCAAGGCCGCGCGTGTCGCCAAGGCGAAGCGCATCGCGACCGAGGGCAAGATCGCTGTTGAGCCCACCCCGCTGAGCAAGTCCTTCTCGGACCCGCGCGACGTCCTCGTCAAGCCGGTCGTCTCCGAGAAGTCGTACGCGCTGCTCGACGAGGGCAAGTACACGTTCATCGTGGCCCCCGGCTCCAACAAGACCCAGATCAAGCAGGCCGTCGAGGCGGTCTTCTCGGTCAAGGTCACCGGGGTCAACACGATCAACCGTCAGGGCAAGCGGAAGCGCACGCGCACCGGGTTCGGCAAGCGTGCCGACACCAAGCGCGCCATCGTGACCCTTGCTGAGGGCGACCGTATCGACATCTTCGGCCAGGCCTCCTAA
- the rpsG gene encoding 30S ribosomal protein S7, which yields MPRKGPAPKRPVIIDPVYGSPLVTSLINKVLLNGKRSTAERIVYGAMEGLKEKTGNDPVITLKRALENIKPTLEVKSRRVGGATYQVPIEVKPGRANTLALRWLVGYSRARREKTMTERLLNELLDASNGLGAAVKKREDTHKMAESNKAFAHYRW from the coding sequence ATGCCTCGTAAGGGCCCCGCCCCGAAGCGCCCGGTCATCATCGACCCGGTCTACGGTTCTCCTCTGGTGACCTCCCTCATCAACAAGGTGCTGCTGAACGGCAAGCGCTCCACCGCCGAGCGCATCGTGTACGGCGCCATGGAGGGCCTGAAGGAGAAGACCGGCAACGACCCGGTCATCACCCTCAAGCGCGCGCTCGAGAACATCAAGCCGACCCTCGAGGTCAAGTCCCGCCGTGTCGGTGGCGCGACCTACCAGGTCCCGATCGAGGTCAAGCCGGGCCGTGCGAACACGCTCGCCCTGCGCTGGCTCGTCGGTTACTCCCGCGCCCGTCGCGAGAAGACCATGACCGAGCGTCTGCTCAACGAGCTCCTCGACGCCTCCAACGGCCTCGGTGCCGCTGTGAAGAAGCGCGAGGACACCCACAAGATGGCCGAGTCCAACAAGGCCTTCGCGCACTACCGCTGGTAG
- the rpsC gene encoding 30S ribosomal protein S3 — MGQKVNPHGFRLGVTTDFKSRWYADKLYKDYVKEDVAIRRMMTSGMERAGISKVEIERTRDRVRVDIHTARPGIVIGRRGAEADRIRGDLEKLTGKQVQLNILEVKNPEVDAQLVAQAVAEQLSSRVSFRRAMRKSMQSSMKAGAKGIKIQCGGRLGGAEMSRSEFYREGRVPLHTLRANVDYGFFEAKTTFGRIGVKVWIYKGDVKNIAEVRAENAAARAGNRPARGGGNDRPARGGRGGERGGRGRKPQQQSAPAAEAPKADAPAAAAPAAESTGTEA; from the coding sequence ATGGGCCAGAAGGTAAACCCGCACGGGTTCCGGCTCGGTGTCACGACCGACTTCAAGTCGCGTTGGTACGCCGACAAGCTGTACAAGGACTACGTCAAGGAAGACGTCGCCATCCGTCGGATGATGACGTCCGGCATGGAGCGCGCCGGCATCTCGAAGGTGGAGATCGAGCGCACCCGTGACCGCGTGCGTGTGGACATCCACACCGCTCGGCCCGGCATCGTCATCGGCCGTCGTGGCGCCGAGGCCGACCGCATCCGCGGTGACCTCGAGAAGCTCACGGGCAAGCAGGTCCAGCTGAACATCCTCGAGGTCAAGAACCCCGAGGTCGACGCTCAGCTCGTGGCCCAGGCCGTCGCGGAGCAGCTGTCCTCCCGCGTCTCCTTCCGTCGCGCCATGCGTAAGAGCATGCAGTCGTCGATGAAGGCCGGCGCCAAGGGCATCAAGATCCAGTGTGGTGGCCGCCTCGGTGGCGCCGAGATGTCGCGCTCGGAGTTCTACCGCGAGGGCCGTGTGCCCCTGCACACGCTCCGCGCGAACGTCGACTACGGCTTCTTCGAGGCCAAGACGACCTTCGGCCGCATCGGCGTGAAGGTCTGGATCTACAAGGGCGACGTCAAGAACATCGCCGAGGTTCGCGCCGAGAACGCCGCTGCCCGTGCGGGTAACCGCCCGGCCCGTGGCGGCGGCAACGACCGTCCGGCCCGTGGTGGCCGTGGTGGCGAGCGTGGCGGCCGCGGCCGCAAGCCGCAGCAGCAGTCCGCGCCGGCTGCCGAGGCCCCCAAGGCCGACGCTCCCGCCGCTGCCGCTCCGGCTGCTGAGAGCACCGGAACGGAGGCCTGA
- the rplP gene encoding 50S ribosomal protein L16, which translates to MLIPRRVKHRKQHHPKRSGMSKGGTQVAFGEYGIQALTPAYVTNRQIEAARIAMTRHIKRGGKVWINIYPDRPLTKKPAETRMGSGKGSPEWWIANVKPGRVMFELSYPNEKIAREALTRAAHKLPMKCKIVKREAGEA; encoded by the coding sequence ATGCTGATCCCCCGTAGGGTCAAGCACCGCAAGCAGCACCACCCGAAGCGCAGCGGTATGTCCAAGGGTGGCACGCAGGTTGCGTTCGGTGAGTACGGCATTCAGGCCCTCACCCCGGCGTACGTGACGAACCGTCAGATCGAGGCAGCTCGTATCGCGATGACGCGTCACATCAAGCGTGGCGGCAAGGTCTGGATCAACATCTACCCGGACCGCCCCCTCACCAAGAAGCCTGCCGAGACCCGCATGGGTTCCGGTAAGGGTTCGCCTGAGTGGTGGATCGCCAACGTCAAGCCCGGACGCGTGATGTTCGAGCTGTCGTACCCCAACGAGAAGATCGCGCGTGAAGCTCTGACTCGTGCAGCCCACAAGCTGCCGATGAAGTGCAAGATCGTTAAGCGCGAGGCAGGTGAAGCGTGA
- the rplV gene encoding 50S ribosomal protein L22 has translation MEARAQARYIRVTPMKARRVVDLIRGMDATEAQAVLRFAPQAASVPVGKVLDSAIANAAHNYDHSDASSLVISEAYVDEGPTLKRFRPRAQGRAYRIRKRTSHITVVVSSKEGTR, from the coding sequence ATGGAAGCCAGGGCCCAGGCGCGGTACATCCGCGTCACGCCCATGAAGGCCCGCCGCGTGGTGGACCTCATCCGTGGCATGGATGCCACGGAGGCTCAGGCGGTCCTGCGTTTCGCCCCGCAGGCCGCGAGCGTGCCGGTAGGCAAGGTGCTTGACAGCGCCATTGCCAACGCCGCGCACAACTACGACCACTCTGACGCCTCTTCGCTGGTCATCAGCGAGGCGTACGTGGATGAGGGCCCGACCCTGAAGCGGTTCCGTCCGCGTGCTCAGGGCCGTGCCTACCGGATCCGTAAGCGGACCAGCCACATCACCGTGGTCGTCAGCAGCAAGGAAGGAACCCGGTAA
- the rpsJ gene encoding 30S ribosomal protein S10, with protein sequence MAGQKIRIRLKAYDHEVIDSSAKKIVETVTRTGASVAGPVPLPTEKNVYCVIKSPHKYKDSREHFEMRTHKRLIDILDPTPKTVDSLMRLDLPAGVDIEIKL encoded by the coding sequence ATGGCGGGACAGAAGATCCGCATCCGGCTCAAGGCCTACGACCACGAGGTCATCGACTCTTCGGCGAAGAAGATCGTCGAGACGGTGACTCGCACTGGTGCGTCGGTCGCGGGCCCGGTGCCGCTGCCCACTGAGAAGAACGTGTACTGCGTCATCAAGTCGCCGCACAAGTACAAGGACTCGCGCGAGCACTTCGAGATGCGCACGCACAAGCGCCTGATCGACATCCTCGACCCGACGCCCAAGACCGTTGACTCGCTGATGCGCCTGGACCTTCCGGCCGGCGTTGACATCGAGATCAAGCTCTGA
- the rplC gene encoding 50S ribosomal protein L3 codes for MTKQIKGILGEKLGMTQVWDENNRIVPVTVVKAGPCVVTQVRTNDSDGYESVQIAFGEIDPRKVNKPLKGHFAKADVTPRRHLVEIRTAGASEYTLGQELTAETFEAGIKVDVTGKSKGKGFAGVMKRHNFAGGKASHGAHRVHRKPGSIGGCATPGRVFKGQRMAGRMGNERVTTQNLTVHAVDAEKGLLLIKGAVPGPNGGLVLVRTAAKGA; via the coding sequence ATGACCAAGCAGATCAAGGGCATCCTGGGCGAGAAGCTCGGCATGACCCAGGTCTGGGACGAGAACAACCGAATCGTCCCGGTGACCGTGGTCAAGGCCGGACCCTGCGTCGTTACCCAGGTCCGCACGAATGACAGCGACGGCTACGAGTCGGTCCAGATCGCCTTCGGCGAGATCGACCCGCGCAAGGTGAACAAGCCCCTCAAGGGCCACTTCGCCAAGGCCGACGTGACCCCCCGTCGCCACCTCGTCGAGATCCGTACCGCTGGTGCCAGCGAGTACACCCTCGGCCAGGAGCTGACTGCCGAGACGTTCGAGGCCGGTATCAAGGTCGACGTCACCGGTAAGAGCAAGGGCAAGGGCTTCGCCGGTGTGATGAAGCGTCACAACTTCGCCGGTGGCAAGGCCTCCCACGGTGCCCACCGCGTGCACCGCAAGCCCGGTTCCATCGGTGGCTGCGCCACGCCCGGCCGTGTCTTCAAGGGCCAGCGCATGGCTGGTCGCATGGGCAACGAGCGGGTCACCACCCAGAACCTGACCGTCCACGCCGTTGACGCGGAGAAGGGCCTGCTGCTCATCAAGGGCGCGGTTCCTGGTCCGAACGGCGGCCTCGTCCTGGTCCGTACTGCGGCCAAGGGGGCCTGA